The Helianthus annuus cultivar XRQ/B chromosome 16, HanXRQr2.0-SUNRISE, whole genome shotgun sequence genome includes a window with the following:
- the LOC110944754 gene encoding uncharacterized protein LOC110944754, giving the protein MTDSNEDETAQQEQLKTMISEEIGRAIQASTPHLAQEVESHVLEIVESMMTSKIDELKGMINAMQERKGTRKCTYKEFMACNPLPFKGEIDPIVCQRWIASTEAVFVRSHCEKEDQVMFATGLLQLRAKDWWDVYSKELGEEKVQVLTWQEFKEPFLKHHCPQSAIDKIQEDFLHLRQKDETIDEITNVFLDKLKFCNEIAGTERMKINRYYGMLKAEYREFIIPAKCETLNELIELARDREIEMRRQAERGEKRASENVSSSSPSKKPKFQDQGKKDKAKGSIPKCKTCGKLPTGECLKGKKGCYNCGQEGHPYYRCPNPSRTCYNCFQPGHIKAECPKLQQKTDKEARKEEAPRAKGRMFQITTEEAKDHPNVVSGIFSLNSMPTYVLFDTGASRSFVSSELVSHPSFRIERLRVPLEVEIADSKSYLLHEVCRDCEIIIEDEKFAIDLIPVILGEFKVIVGMDWLAKHQAEIQCEKKGLPR; this is encoded by the exons ATGACGGATTCGAATGAGGATGAAACGGCACAACAAGAACAGCTGAAAACTATGATCTCGGAAGAGATTGGAAGGGCAATCCAAGCAAGTACTCCTCACTTAGCCCAAGAAGTGGAAAGTCATGTGCTAGAAATAGTAGAATCAATGATGACGAGTAAGATAGACGAGTTAAAGGGAATGATCAATGCAATGCAAGAAAGGAAAGGAACTCGCAagtgcacttacaaagaatttatgGCGTGCAACCCGTTACCATTCAAAGGAGAAATTGATCCTATAGTATGTCAAAGGTGGATTGCAAGTACGGAAGCGGTGTTCGTAAGGAGTCATTGTGAAaaggaggatcaagtgatgttcgCCACCGGTTTGCTACAACTCCGAGCTAAGGATTGGTGGGATGTTTATAGTAAAGAGCTTGGGGAAGAAAAAGTTCAAGTCTTGACGTGGCAGGAGTTCAAGGAACCTTTTCTGAAGCATCATTGTCCACAATCTGCCATCGACAAGATCCAAGAAGATTTCTTACATCTTCGTCAGAAAGATGAAACCATTGATGAAATCACCAACGTTTTCCTTGACAAGCTGAAGTTCTGTAACGAGATAGCAGGAACGGAGAGAATGAAGATAAACCGTTATTACGGTATGTTGAAGGCTGAATATCGGGAGTTCATAATTCCCGCTAAATGTGAAACTTTGAATGAGCTCATTGAACTGGCCCGAGATAGGGAGATTGAAATGAGAAGACAGGCGGAAAGGGGCGAAAAGAGAGCATCTGAAAATGTTTCTAGCTCGAGCCCTTCAAAGAAACCAAAATTTCAAGATCAAGGCAAGAAGGATAAGGCGAAGGGTAGTATTCCAAAATGCAAAACGTGCGGAAAGTTACCCACGGGGGAATGTTTGAAAGGGAAAAAGGGTTGTTACAACTGTGGTCAAGAGGGGCACCCATACTATAGGTGCCCTAATCCTTCAAGAACGTGTTACAACTGTTTCCAACCGGGTCATATTAAGGCTGAGTGTCCCAAGCTTCAACAGAAAACTGATAAGGAGGCAAGAAAGGAGGAAGCCCCAAGAGCTAAGGGGAGGATGTTTCAGATCACAACCGAGGAAGCGAAGGACCATCCGAATGTTGTAtcaggtatattctcattgaacTCGATGCCTACgtatgtgttatttgataccggtgccaGTAGATCGTTTGTATCAAGTGAATTAGTGTCACACCCCTCCTTTAGAATCGAAAGACTGCGTGTACCATTAGAAGTAGAAATAGCCGATAGTAAGAGTTACTTGTTGCACGAAGTTTGTAGAGATTGTGAAATAATCATTGAAGACGAAAAGTTtgctatcgaccttattcccgtGATATTGGGGGAATTTAAGGTTAtagttggcatggattggctagCTAAGCATCAGGCCGAAATTCAATGTGAGAAGAAG gggttaccccggtga